A window of Candidatus Abyssobacteria bacterium SURF_5 genomic DNA:
AACATTGTCGCCAGCCTAGATACCTGTAAAACCAGCAAGCGCGGCGTCTTTGCGGGCGGCGACATCGTGCGTGGGGCCGCGACCGTAATTCTTGCAATGGGTGATGGAAAAGTTGCGGCTCGCTCCATCGACGCGTATCTGAAGGATCCGGCCTGGTGGGATCGTCCCGCCCCGGAACCGCAGCCCGAAAAGAAAAAAGAATAACGGGGCGGGCTTATGGAATCGGCGGTTATCCTTGCCGGAGGCAAAAGCACCCGCATCGGACAAAACAAGGCGCTGCTCGACTTCGGTGGAGAATCGCTGATCGGCCGGATTTACCGCATTCTCAAGTCCGCCTTTAACGATGTCTTCGTCTCTGCAAACGACAAGGACATCTACAAATTCCTCGGCGCCCCCGTCATCCCGGATGCGTTTCCTGGCGGGGGCTCCTTGGCCGGCATCCATGCCGGCCTCCTCGCGTGCGCGTCTGCCCACTGCTTCTTCGTTGCGTGCGATATGCCTTTCATCAATATCGAACTTATCCGCCGCCTGCACGGTCTGATCGACGGCTATGACGTGATCATTCCGGTCAGCACCGTTGGATATGAACCGCTTCATGCGTTCTATTCCCGGCAATGCCTCCCCCACATTCAACAACAGCTCGAACAGCGGAATTTGAAGGTTATCGATTTCTTCTCCCAGGTTAGAATTCGAGAAGTCAAACGAACAGAGCTTCAGGGATGCGACCCCAGCGAGCTGTCTTACTTCAACATCAACACAAAGGATAAATACGAGCTGGCGTTGCGCCGTTTGAAAACTATGTAAATCCCCTGGGTTCCCTTGCAGAAATTCATCGTTTCAAGTAGAGTATTTGCTGATGAGAAGAAAAGAAGCTCCTTTCGAAAACACCACGGGTCCAGATGCCGGAAAGACTTCTCGCGATGCGCGCCGGACCGAGCGAACCATAAATTACCTCCGGATCTCGGTGACCGACCTCTGTAATTACCGCTGTATCTACTGCATGCCCTCCGGCAGAGTCCGAAGACTTCCTCATTCGGAGATTTTGTCGTTCGAGGAGATCGCCACCGTCGTCCGGGCGGCTGTCCCTTTGGGCATTAACAAACTCAGATTGACCGGCGGCGAACCCCTTGTCCGAAAAGGTGTCCCCAAGCTCGTCGAAATGCTGGCGCGCGTGCCGGGAATCGAGGAAATCTACCTGACCACAAACGGCTCTCTGCTCGAAAAGCTCGCGCTGCCGCTCAAAAGAAGCGGCTTGACCCGCATCAACATCAGCCTGGATTCTCTCAGGCCGGATCGCTATCGT
This region includes:
- a CDS encoding molybdenum cofactor guanylyltransferase, with protein sequence MESAVILAGGKSTRIGQNKALLDFGGESLIGRIYRILKSAFNDVFVSANDKDIYKFLGAPVIPDAFPGGGSLAGIHAGLLACASAHCFFVACDMPFINIELIRRLHGLIDGYDVIIPVSTVGYEPLHAFYSRQCLPHIQQQLEQRNLKVIDFFSQVRIREVKRTELQGCDPSELSYFNINTKDKYELALRRLKTM